The Sparus aurata chromosome 14, fSpaAur1.1, whole genome shotgun sequence region CAGCAACTCCTGAACTCTGCAAAGTAAAATGAGTGTTTTTGTCAAAGGAGTCTGGTCTGTTCCTAGTGTTCCTATCACTCTCCTGCTTCATTCAGTTTCCCTTTACAAGTCACTCTGTATAAGTGCTAATCAGGAAAGATGACAGCAAGACATGTTTACGGAACTTGAACACCAAGCTGAAGATCTGAAAATGCCATGTGGCCTCATCTCAGGTCAGTTCCTGCATGGACGGAGGATCTCTGTGGCTGACGACCAGAACCAGGCTCCCGGTCCTGTGTTTAGGGCCAAGGAGGCTCTTTATCAGAGCCAATGGGAGGCCAAGCTGTCAGGAgttgatgaggaggaggagaggcactTCTGCATGCTGCTGGACAGCCTGGGGGCCAGCAACGTGTTCGAGGAGTGAGTGTGATCCCTGCAAATCCCTGTGATTTTCTGGTGTTTTCTGCACTTGAGAATCTGTTGTTTGACGGCCATAATCCGTACCTGACATGTggtttacccccccccccccccccccccccccctctctccagGGCAGACGAGGTGCGCAGTCTCTGGGCCCAGCTCAGGCGAGACGAGCCTCACCTCCTGTCCAATTTTGAGGAGTTCCTGGCCAGGGTCACCTACCAGATCAAGGAGGCCCACcaggagaagaaggagatggAGAGCGCCCTCCAGAGGTAGCGCACATACTCTCACTGCTAAGGCTGTATATCCTCCAGAGCACAACATATACCTAGAAAGCCTTATTGTAGTGAGATGAATGTGACTTGTTTCTattcagttttacagtttaagtccctgaggggcaagtgagtatttttttctctcgtGATCCAAGTTtgatttctctcctgtgtttgtgaCTGGGGAACCGGTGAAACAGAAGCTTTTGCCAGAATAATCTTTCTAAGTTCTTCAATGttattttcatctgtgaaaaccGGTTAacagttaatgtttttttttttattatcacaaGCAAGAAACACCTCGGATTCACCGCTTTAAAACGTatttttgtggctttttaatCAATGGAGCTCTTCTTTGCCTTGGCGGGCGATGAAgcgagattaaaaacaaaaggacAGGAAGAAGCGGGAAGCGGGGGaatgaagagaggaggaaaacttTAATATACGGAACGCAGGCTGTAGAATCAAACCGAAATCGCAGGGATTAAGAAAACGTGGCGCTGCAGCGGCGAGAGTGGATCCTGGGTTAAAAAAGGCCACAATTCTCAATTGGTTTCCCACACTTAAAGTGTTCAAGAACCGTACTTTCTGTGCCACATACGGCAAATGCTTCTGCTGTCTAATCGGCTGCCTAAAGAATCGGTGACATAACGCTGGGtttacgtgcgtgtgtgtttgcactaCTGCGCCACGCCGAGAGTGTGTGCAAGGATTTACCTGTAAGTCTCTATAGAACGACCCCCTTTATCCGTGTCAAATGACCACTAATCTGAGGTCTGCTGTTGTGGAAATCCATTAATATTCTGCATGACGGGGGCGTGAAAAGCAGTGAGAAATATATAGTGTAATGCGTGTTGGTCGGCGTAGATTTACTCCCATGACACGCAGAGAAGCATGTTTGGAGATGATGCCAAATTGCAGCTTGAACCAGTGTGATTTGGTGTGCACGGTGGTTTTCTCACGGCACTGCATGGTACTGTGCAACAGCTTGTTATTCCTCTAGACTTTACTAATTGGCTGTTGGGGTCTTAGCAAGTGTCAGAGGGAATGTAAATACCACTCAGTATTCTTTTGAAAGTGTAGTCagctgccgtgtgtgtgtgtgtgcgtgtgtgtgtgtgtttttaagtatTTACATGGGTTATTGCAGATGCAGAGGGAGTAATATAATCTTTAAATCAACGTAGACAACAATGCTGTTCTGTTCCCCGGATCATCGATTCACCACGAGCCCTGATAACCGCGGTATGTCTGATATCTGGTAACGACCCTTTTTTGCAGGAAAGCTGCGACGCACGACAGCGAGATCCGCCACTTGTACGAAGAGATGGAGGCGCAGATCAACAACGAGAAggacaggctgctgctgaaggTACGGGAGCTCGATGCCAACAGAGCCGGACAGAGTGGCGCCTCTTTGAGCGACGGAATAACGTCAGAGGAGTCACTTCCTGTTCTTTACAAAATGTTGTCGGTGTTTACTCAAAAACTTGCTTGTTGGATGTTTGGATTTCACTCTGCACAgtgaaaaaagtaaatatattgtgttgaaatgtgACTATGGTAAAAGCGAAAGTCGTTAAGGAGACATTTTATGCTCATTTTTAGGGTCATAATTCTATTTTGGGTTACTGCTAGAATGTTAGTTAgtacacatcagttttctcatgctgtccagagctgcagctcccagtctcctctgattggtcagcccacacacgcctgagccagcacagaACTGCtaacagcaacagagcagcCGTGCTAAATTGATTCtcacgtgccaaactagccgcgaggcaataaattatgcaaatgtgggACATGGTGATGCAGCTTGGGGTCACGGAATtaaaaggcgggactactgacgaggcatttcaggagcagtgttttgtgtgggagagaggagcttctgttggtccagactttttttttttttttatctttcaagATCtgttacatgcacaagaacctacaaaaaaaaacactgaaggaaaagaaaaaactaaaaagcataataggtctcctttaaattgTGTGATATCAAAtttacttaagtatcaaaagtaccaGTAAAAGTTTACATACTGTCTAACCCTTATTTTTCAATGAGGGAGAGGAGTAGACAGAAGTAGGTAGTTGAAGTTTTAAAATCATATCAAACAAGCTACTATTCAAAGCCGAGTATTTTTCTTAGAACATGTCCTGAGGGGATCTTTGTTCCTGCTGGTCAACACTTTGACCTTTAACCTTTCCCTCAGGACTCTGAGCGTCTTCAGCTGCGCAGCCACGACTTGCAGCACCAGCTGTCATCGAAGGAGAAAGAGCTGGAACATCTTTTCCAGAAGCAGAAAGGAGTGAGTATAATGATgtcacacagagacatgaaCTAATGGATGATATGCAGTTTGTGCTAAACTGTCCAGATGATATTAACTCTTTATCATATGATATTAACGCGGTTAAGTGTTTTAAAGAGCAGTCATTCGGCCTCGTTTCCTCTACAAGTACACTCACCCAGCATCAGTGCATTTCTCTCCAGTTAGAGCTCCAGTGCCGCGAGCTGAACAGCGAGAAGCAGGAGAGCTACGTGGAGAACGTCAAGCTGAAGATGACCAACGACGAGCTGTCCCGGGCGCTGGAGAACACCAGCCAGGAGCTGTCGCTGGCCCAGGACCAGCTGGCCATGCTGCAGGACCAGGCAGCCCGGCTGCAACAGGAGAAAGAGATGTAGGCGCCCGCTGAAGTGAAGAGATCTCTACGACCGCAAACACACGCgctcactttgtttttcttggttttCAGGGAAATGTACAGAGTGACTGAGGGACTGCAGAGGGAGAAGCAGAGTCTCATGAAGCAGCTCGATCTCCTCAGGTAACGTTATAACATCCCCAGAGAAAACAGATCAAACCTGGGTAGGAATTAATCTTTTTGGCTTCTGGTTCGGTCCTAATTGGCAAACCTCCCAAACCTGGTTGCAGAATAATTGAAAGAGTCTGCGCTTCTCATGCTTCAGTGCACCCTTTTCCAGCATCTTTTTTCATTAATTCCCCTTTTCGATCCTTCCAGAGAGATgaacaaacatttaaaggacGAGCGCGACATATGCGCCGGTGTAGTGAGTATACGTCTGATCTAACTGCACTGCAGCTGCATCTGTCATTGATAAAATACCTCTTTAACGCAAACATACATTCCCTTTTGTTTAAATAAGCCGCGGACGTCGCtcaggaagaagcagaagcagagagCAGGCCTCGCCAACTTATTCGATGACACCAGCCAGCCGGCGAAAAGGTGATTCATTTATCTTCTCAGCTCTCTTTAACACAAATCATCTCCGTCAGAGCGTGAGAAGGAATTTCGGCCTCGCTGTGATGTGAAAATCATGtttcagaggaggaaaaaaaacagaggataTCTGATTCTATTCCCTTACAAAAATCAACTGAATTAACACTTCTAGTTTTTTAGACCCaaatcagaaacatttgagTGCTTTTGGCCTCCAGATTTTCATCTCAGTCAAGTGGATTGATCCAGTATATcctctgtttctgctctgtttttcaaagagccCCACTGTTGGTGGACGGGTCCTACCAGTCTTTGGAGGCTTTGCCTATAGAGCACCTTCAAATCGTGTTTGttgcttcctcctcctgcagtgAGGATGACACCCCAACCGCCCCGTCCTCCTCAGCCACCACCGTAAGCGCCCCTGCATGTCAGCAGCGCCCTGCGGCAAAGAAAAACTTGGCAAACGGTTACACAAGTCCTGCTCCGCCCAGAGTGTACGATGTGAGAGCAAAGGCTAAAAGATCGCCCAGCAAGACGTCCGCCGCGAAGAGGGTGACAGGGAAAGACAGAGTTAGGGCAAAGAAAGCCGAAATGGAGAAGAAGGCAGGGGTAGAAGACGAGGTCCTGGACGGCCCTCCAGACGGGTGGCCCCTCCGTCGAGTCATCTCCATCGAGGAGGACCACCTGCCCCACCTGCTCCAAGGAGGGCCGCAACTTCTGCTGCATCAGCTCAGCGAGGAGGACGACGaggcggaggaagaggaggaagaggaagctcAGAGTGACAGTGAAACAAGTGTTGTCATGGCTGCTACGCCGCCTTCTAGTCGGGCTGTCGTCCCTGTGTTGGGAGAAGCTTCTGTGGCGAGGAAATCCCGCTTCAGGATGTCTCCGAGAAGGCAGCCTGTCGGGAAGGAGACCCAGCACGTATGCTCACTATCAGTTTCCATCTTAAAGGGCACCCGCCAGTCTCACACaataaaggagcactctgtagttttggagaagaaattcaatctcagaaatatgtatgttttctgaataaacaagccgttctcagaggaaaataaagtcgaGGAACACTATTTTAAGATAGACAGGtagcagggtccgccacatataaacaaagtaaaacagaatgtaattgtgtcagtttgtttattcagtttgtttaggcataacaATAAGTCAGTGacgatctttctcttctgatcacattttcttctctaaaactacataatgcaccttttaaagtgtgtttacaggtcttggggagcacTACTGCATGTGGCTTTTgttgctccagaggaagctgcaagtgatgtcattcagttgcattgtgggtaatgcaggtgCAGTCCAGGTCTAGCATTGCAGCCAGAACACAAATGATCGCAACCAGAGGTATCCGCTTTTTATTCCAGGCATTcgtcttccttttcaaaacctgtcgcctacattacccacagtgcaacagagtgacatcactggaggcagtttatcagattacatgcagcttcctctggagccactaaAGGCTTCAACTACTACTACTTTCCACACATGCAGTAGAGCTTCCCAAGACCGGTAAACACACTTGAAtctgtaaaactggtggagttaccctttaatgaaaacatgttaTAAAATTTGCCAGATAAATGaaccatttcctgttttatcttCTCCAGAAGCCAAACGAAGGCTCGCTGTTTGCCCCGGACCGTCTGTTCAAAGTCGTCCTGGTCGGCAACTCGAGCGTAGGCAAGACGTCGCTGCTCCGCTCCTTCTGTGAGGGCCGCTTCCACCCTTCCACAATCGCTACTGTgggtgagaaagaaaaaacactgtcatgatgttgtgttgtgtgtacaaaAGCCGAATCCGAGCGGCgcgtgtgtgcatatgtgtgtttgtggatgcTAACGCGGAAGATCGTGGTGGCGACTTAGCATCACATGAAAGGGCTTGTGAAGTCACACTGCCTGTCTGAGAGCCCTGGCACACATTGTACTGCAGATTATGTCACTTCTGATGAATTTTTCTCCTCGCTTTCATCTTTCCCCCCAACCATTCACCAAAGCCTTGCTGTCTCCACTTTGTTCCCCTGCCTTTTACTCTAAAATGGTGCCCCCTAGTtgtcatttctgtctttgtcgCTCTGTGAAAAAACTGTGGATTTAAGCTTAATACGAGAAGTGCAGCCACATTCTTCTGCTATAATACGCCCTGTTTATACTGTGTTGATCTTGATCAGGTATTGATTACAGTGTGAAGACACTAACCCTGGACAATATGCAGGTTGCAATGCAGCTCTGGGACACAGCAGGTCAAGAGAGGTgagtttctatttattttatagacaaaaaaaaaaggatatttaaCCTAAGACGGAGCTTGGATTTGCAAGTTTGCCAACACAACAATGCTTATATCTGatagtaataaaaaataattgtgtAACAACAGAAATATCTCAAACCTCTGCGACCCCGGTGGTGACGGTCAAACTCTGTCGTTGCCGCAGGTTCCGCAGCATAACCAAGCAGTTCTTCCGTAAGGCAGACGGCGTGGTGCTAATGTACGACGTCACCGTGGAGGAGAGCTTCAGAGCTGTGAAACCCTGGCTCACCAACGTCCAggt contains the following coding sequences:
- the cracr2ab gene encoding ras and EF-hand domain-containing protein isoform X2; this encodes MEEQGRVNGLRLSAGQRGSDWGRITLLDKTKEFFRTCDVEGKGFITRTDMRRLHRELPLSAEELEDVFDSLDTAGSGYLTLEAFSSGFSQFLHGRRISVADDQNQAPGPVFRAKEALYQSQWEAKLSGVDEEEERHFCMLLDSLGASNVFEEADEVRSLWAQLRRDEPHLLSNFEEFLARVTYQIKEAHQEKKEMESALQRKAATHDSEIRHLYEEMEAQINNEKDRLLLKDSERLQLRSHDLQHQLSSKEKELEHLFQKQKGLELQCRELNSEKQESYVENVKLKMTNDELSRALENTSQELSLAQDQLAMLQDQAARLQQEKEMEMYRVTEGLQREKQSLMKQLDLLREMNKHLKDERDICAGVPRTSLRKKQKQRAGLANLFDDTSQPAKRAPLLVDGSYQSLEALPIEHLQIVFVASSSCSEDDTPTAPSSSATTVSAPACQQRPAAKKNLANGYTSPAPPRVYDVRAKAKRSPSKTSAAKRVTGKDRVRAKKAEMEKKAGVEDEVLDGPPDGWPLRRVISIEEDHLPHLLQGGPQLLLHQLSEEDDEAEEEEEEEAQSDSETSVVMAATPPSSRAVVPVLGEASVARKSRFRMSPRRQPVGKETQHKPNEGSLFAPDRLFKVVLVGNSSVGKTSLLRSFCEGRFHPSTIATVGIDYSVKTLTLDNMQVAMQLWDTAGQERFRSITKQFFRKADGVVLMYDVTVEESFRAVKPWLTNVQEAAGEGIPILLLGNKMDMDEERQVSFKEAEQLAYESKVMFSEVSAYTAKNVTESLTHLARVLMEQEDTVRDTTVVLSAQPVRRKACCK
- the cracr2ab gene encoding ras and EF-hand domain-containing protein isoform X1, translating into MEEQGRVNGLRLSAGQRGSDWGRITLLDKTKEFFRTCDVEGKGFITRTDMRRLHRELPLSAEELEDVFDSLDTAGSGYLTLEAFSSGFSQFLHGRRISVADDQNQAPGPVFRAKEALYQSQWEAKLSGVDEEEERHFCMLLDSLGASNVFEEADEVRSLWAQLRRDEPHLLSNFEEFLARVTYQIKEAHQEKKEMESALQRKAATHDSEIRHLYEEMEAQINNEKDRLLLKDSERLQLRSHDLQHQLSSKEKELEHLFQKQKGCISLQLELQCRELNSEKQESYVENVKLKMTNDELSRALENTSQELSLAQDQLAMLQDQAARLQQEKEMEMYRVTEGLQREKQSLMKQLDLLREMNKHLKDERDICAGVPRTSLRKKQKQRAGLANLFDDTSQPAKRAPLLVDGSYQSLEALPIEHLQIVFVASSSCSEDDTPTAPSSSATTVSAPACQQRPAAKKNLANGYTSPAPPRVYDVRAKAKRSPSKTSAAKRVTGKDRVRAKKAEMEKKAGVEDEVLDGPPDGWPLRRVISIEEDHLPHLLQGGPQLLLHQLSEEDDEAEEEEEEEAQSDSETSVVMAATPPSSRAVVPVLGEASVARKSRFRMSPRRQPVGKETQHKPNEGSLFAPDRLFKVVLVGNSSVGKTSLLRSFCEGRFHPSTIATVGIDYSVKTLTLDNMQVAMQLWDTAGQERFRSITKQFFRKADGVVLMYDVTVEESFRAVKPWLTNVQEAAGEGIPILLLGNKMDMDEERQVSFKEAEQLAYESKVMFSEVSAYTAKNVTESLTHLARVLMEQEDTVRDTTVVLSAQPVRRKACCK
- the cracr2ab gene encoding ras and EF-hand domain-containing protein isoform X3; protein product: MEEQGRVNGLRLSAGQRGSDWGRITLLDKTKEFFRTCDVEGKGFITRTDMRRLHRELPLSAEELEDVFDSLDTAGSGYLTLEAFSSGFSQFLHGRRISVADDQNQAPGPVFRAKEALYQSQWEAKLSGVDEEEERHFCMLLDSLGASNVFEEADEVRSLWAQLRRDEPHLLSNFEEFLARVTYQIKEAHQEKKEMESALQRKAATHDSEIRHLYEEMEAQINNEKDRLLLKDSERLQLRSHDLQHQLSSKEKELEHLFQKQKGCISLQLELQCRELNSEKQESYVENVKLKMTNDELSRALENTSQELSLAQDQLAMLQDQAARLQQEKEMEMYRVTEGLQREKQSLMKQLDLLREMNKHLKDERDICAGVPRTSLRKKQKQRAGLANLFDDTSQPAKSEDDTPTAPSSSATTVSAPACQQRPAAKKNLANGYTSPAPPRVYDVRAKAKRSPSKTSAAKRVTGKDRVRAKKAEMEKKAGVEDEVLDGPPDGWPLRRVISIEEDHLPHLLQGGPQLLLHQLSEEDDEAEEEEEEEAQSDSETSVVMAATPPSSRAVVPVLGEASVARKSRFRMSPRRQPVGKETQHKPNEGSLFAPDRLFKVVLVGNSSVGKTSLLRSFCEGRFHPSTIATVGIDYSVKTLTLDNMQVAMQLWDTAGQERFRSITKQFFRKADGVVLMYDVTVEESFRAVKPWLTNVQEAAGEGIPILLLGNKMDMDEERQVSFKEAEQLAYESKVMFSEVSAYTAKNVTESLTHLARVLMEQEDTVRDTTVVLSAQPVRRKACCK